The following coding sequences are from one Treponema parvum window:
- a CDS encoding 3-isopropylmalate dehydratase small subunit, with protein MKQFGGEVLFLDRADINTDEIIPAKYLTENTKEALKPYLLEDLKLENFNPKTDIAGKKVIITRENFGCGSSREHAPWALEVNGIYAVVAVNFARIFRQNMYNCGMLAVELDKKSIDDMFKTFAAKETECKIVLNDSGDAKVKLIAGSLSKSYAFKLDNFEKALVENEGWVGYADKKY; from the coding sequence ATGAAACAATTTGGCGGAGAAGTGCTTTTTTTAGACCGTGCCGACATCAACACTGATGAAATTATTCCGGCAAAATATCTTACCGAAAATACTAAAGAGGCGCTAAAACCCTATCTGTTGGAAGATCTTAAACTTGAAAACTTTAATCCTAAGACGGACATCGCGGGTAAAAAAGTTATTATCACGCGCGAAAATTTCGGCTGCGGTTCTTCCAGAGAACACGCGCCGTGGGCTCTGGAAGTAAACGGTATCTATGCCGTAGTGGCGGTCAACTTTGCGCGTATTTTCAGGCAGAATATGTATAACTGCGGAATGCTCGCCGTCGAACTTGATAAAAAATCCATTGACGACATGTTTAAAACATTCGCCGCAAAAGAAACCGAATGCAAAATCGTATTAAATGACAGCGGAGACGCAAAGGTAAAACTTATCGCGGGAAGTCTTTCAAAAAGCTACGCGTTCAAACTGGACAATTTTGAAAAGGCTCTTGTAGAAAACGAAGGATGGGTCGGTTACGCAGACAAAAAGTATTAA
- the cmk gene encoding (d)CMP kinase: protein MTTYKIASGRELRIAISGKSGCGNTTVSKLLAEGLGIKLINFTFRQLAAEKGISLAQVMENAKTDDSYDIEIDTRQLELARKESCVLASRLAIWMLKEADLKIYLIASPDERVKRILKREGGEFEEVKSFTLMRDSQDSARYLRLYKIDNDDYEFADLKIDTLKYAPDRIVDIILKELLKRGLVEREG, encoded by the coding sequence ATGACAACTTATAAAATAGCCTCGGGCAGAGAACTTAGGATCGCAATTTCAGGTAAGTCAGGATGCGGAAATACGACCGTAAGCAAGCTTTTGGCGGAAGGACTTGGAATAAAACTGATCAATTTTACATTCAGACAGCTTGCAGCTGAAAAAGGCATAAGTTTGGCTCAAGTTATGGAAAATGCAAAGACGGACGATTCATACGACATTGAAATTGACACTAGACAGCTGGAGCTTGCACGAAAGGAGTCCTGCGTTTTAGCTTCCCGTCTTGCGATTTGGATGCTTAAAGAAGCCGACTTAAAAATATATCTTATAGCTTCTCCCGATGAGCGGGTAAAACGCATATTAAAGCGCGAAGGAGGGGAGTTTGAAGAAGTAAAGTCCTTTACGCTTATGCGCGACTCTCAGGACTCCGCCAGGTATTTACGGCTCTATAAGATCGACAACGACGATTATGAATTTGCGGATCTTAAGATAGACACTTTAAAGTATGCGCCCGATCGGATAGTCGACATAATATTGAAGGAGCTTTTGAAGCGGGGACTTGTTGAAAGAGAAGGTTAA
- a CDS encoding FprA family A-type flavoprotein: protein MKAIQISSGIYSIHADIDDKNALFEGFWPLPYGVTLNSYIVQGEKTCLIDLFKEWSDSLAQYEEQLISIGVKLEDIDCVVLNHLEPDHTDYLRELRRRNPKVQIISTEKGVAMLQKFFGISENLRSVKTGDTLDLGGRTLTFYETPNVHWPETMMTFDNESEILFSCDGFGSYGSLGEKVFDDEFSAEEHLKFEKECLRYYSNIVASFSPFVKKAVEKLADLKIKVVAPSHGIIWRSEPKKVIERYLRYAGYNTPGSGQDQGSSLEKEICIVWSSMYGYTKKGLDAVIEGIKEIGVPFSIHQLPQTNFSFVLADALKSAGLVIAMPTYEYKMFPPMAHFIDLCGRKHITGKKVLRIGSWGWVGGAKKEYETSTAALNWEQGAQIEWQGIPSEETLKILKEQGKDLALKIKNS, encoded by the coding sequence ATGAAAGCGATACAAATTTCATCCGGAATATACAGTATTCATGCGGATATCGACGATAAAAACGCCCTTTTTGAAGGTTTCTGGCCTCTGCCTTATGGAGTTACGCTGAATTCCTACATAGTACAGGGTGAAAAAACGTGCCTCATCGATCTTTTTAAAGAATGGAGCGATTCTCTTGCCCAATACGAAGAGCAGCTTATTTCCATAGGCGTAAAACTTGAAGACATCGACTGTGTGGTGTTGAATCACCTTGAACCCGATCATACGGACTATTTACGCGAACTTAGAAGGCGAAACCCGAAAGTGCAAATCATATCTACCGAAAAAGGCGTGGCGATGCTGCAAAAATTCTTCGGAATAAGCGAAAACCTAAGGTCGGTAAAGACCGGCGACACTCTCGACCTCGGCGGAAGGACGCTTACTTTCTATGAAACACCGAATGTTCACTGGCCTGAGACGATGATGACCTTTGACAACGAAAGCGAAATTCTTTTCAGCTGCGACGGCTTCGGCTCTTACGGATCGCTAGGCGAAAAAGTTTTCGACGACGAGTTTTCGGCGGAAGAACACTTGAAATTCGAAAAAGAATGCCTTCGCTATTATTCAAACATAGTCGCAAGTTTCAGCCCCTTTGTAAAAAAAGCCGTAGAAAAATTAGCCGATCTTAAAATCAAGGTTGTCGCTCCAAGCCACGGAATAATATGGAGATCTGAACCTAAAAAAGTAATCGAACGTTATTTGCGCTACGCGGGCTACAACACGCCCGGTTCGGGACAAGACCAAGGGAGCTCTCTTGAAAAAGAGATTTGCATCGTCTGGAGTTCGATGTACGGATACACGAAAAAAGGACTTGACGCCGTTATCGAAGGGATAAAAGAGATCGGCGTTCCGTTTTCAATCCATCAGCTTCCGCAGACAAATTTTTCCTTTGTTTTGGCGGATGCGCTAAAATCGGCGGGACTTGTTATCGCAATGCCGACCTATGAATACAAGATGTTCCCGCCTATGGCGCATTTTATTGACCTTTGCGGAAGAAAACACATTACGGGGAAAAAAGTTCTTCGTATCGGCAGCTGGGGATGGGTAGGCGGTGCAAAAAAAGAATATGAAACTTCTACCGCCGCGCTGAATTGGGAGCAAGGCGCACAGATAGAATGGCAGGGAATTCCGAGTGAGGAAACTTTAAAAATTCTAAAAGAACAGGGAAAAGATCTTGCGCTGAAGATAAAGAATTCATAA